The Papaver somniferum cultivar HN1 chromosome 3, ASM357369v1, whole genome shotgun sequence genome includes a region encoding these proteins:
- the LOC113361836 gene encoding zinc transporter 1-like produces the protein MGGVLSMETVQLTILIINIFIGAAILCKVTSFAMVLILLHCAYSGLEGIAVGVAAGNETDAWTSLWNMSLLRKIIIAFSMGTALFKLLPHKPYLASVAYLSAVFVATPIGVAIGIHIDTATQAKVDEWIFVMTTGSIDGIFVYDTALTVLSGDSKPQKPSFLGGFASVLLGVGLMAVISSLESYYNQSMSRNLQS, from the exons ATGGGAGGAGTTCTATCAATGGAAACCGTTCAATTGACGATCCTTATAATTAACATCTTCATTGGGGCTGCCATTCTGTGCAAGGTTACTTCATTTGCTATGGTTCTCATACTTCTACACTGTGCTTATTCTGGTTTAGAGGGCATAGCAGTCGGAGTTGCAGCAG GTAACGAAACAGATGCATGGACAAGTTTGTGGAACATGTCACTACTGCGCAAGATAATTATAGCCTTCTCCATGGGAACTGCACTCTTCAAGTTGTTGCCACACAAGCCATACCTTGCATCCGTTGCTTACTTATCTGCAGTCTTTGTTGCAACTCCAATTGGAGTAGCGATAGGTATTCATATTGATACTGCTACACAAGCAAAAGTAGATGAATGGATCTTTGTCATGACTACAGGTTCTATAGACGGAATTTTCGTCTATGACACCGCTCTCACTGTTCTTTCTGGAGACAGCAAACCACAAAAACCTTCTTTCTTAGGGGGATTTGCTTCGGTGCTTCTAGGCGTGGGACTGATGGCTGTGATCTCGTCCTTGGAATCATATTATAACCAGTCCATGTCACGAAACTTACAATCGTAA